The Stigmatella ashevillena genomic sequence GGTGGTCACGCGCTTTCTGGATGAAGACCTTGTAGAGGCCGCCGTGCACCGGAAGGTTGTTCAGCATGTACTCTGGGTGCCACTGCACGCCCACCGCGAAGAGGTGGGCGCTGGACTCGATGGCCTCGATGACACCATCGGAGGAGACGGCGCTCACGGTCACCTGAGGCCCCGGCTTCTTCACGGCCTGATGGTGCGTGGAGTTCACCATGAGCTGACCGCGCCCCACGGCCTCCGCGAGCAGCGAACCCTCGCGGACATCCACGGGATGCTGCGGCTGGGTGCGATCATGCTTCTGCTCGTGTTCGCGGGCCTCGGGCAGCTCACGGGCGATGTCCTGATGGAGCGTGCCGCCCAGCACCACGTTGAGCAGCTGCATGCCGCCGCAGATGCCCAGCACCGGCATGTTGCGCTTGAGCGCCGCGCGCATCATCGCGGTCTCGAACGAGGTCCGCCCTTCCTTCAGAGCGCCCATCCCCTCCCCAGCGGTCTCTCCATACGCCTCGGCGGGAATATCGAAGGCCCCTCCGGTG encodes the following:
- a CDS encoding gamma-glutamyl-gamma-aminobutyrate hydrolase family protein: MTHPPRHHGLPPRRPNIGITPDWTSASPEAPFARYELKVPYAEAVLRSGGLPFVLPYTEDPLCVEAYLDRVSGLLVTGGAFDIPAEAYGETAGEGMGALKEGRTSFETAMMRAALKRNMPVLGICGGMQLLNVVLGGTLHQDIARELPEAREHEQKHDRTQPQHPVDVREGSLLAEAVGRGQLMVNSTHHQAVKKPGPQVTVSAVSSDGVIEAIESSAHLFAVGVQWHPEYMLNNLPVHGGLYKVFIQKARDHRR